Part of the Pseudarthrobacter sp. NBSH8 genome is shown below.
CCTTGCACTTCCCGGGCCCGTCACAGGGCACCTGAAACCGCCGCGCCCTTGACATCGGACCTGCATCTGGGATTACCTAATGAACATTCGGTAAATAAAGCTGGAGGCAATGACGCATGGTTGAAGCAGCACTCTCCGGGGCCACCCACCCCATCCTTGAAAACGACTATGCCTCCGAATGGATGGGCGTTGAAGTCCTCGCCGTCAGCGACGGGCACGCCACTATCCGCATGACACTCCGGCAGGAAATGCTCAACGGCTTCGGCATGGCGCACGGCGGAATGATCTTCGCCTTCGCCGATTCCGCCTTCGCCCTGGCCTGCAATCCGGTCAACCCGACGCCGGAAGAGATCAACAACATCACCGTGGCCGCCGGCGTGGACATCAACTTCCTGAAGCCCGCCTACCGCGGCCAGGTGATCACCGCCGTCGCGGACCGCCGGTCCAGCTCGGGCCGCAGCGGCCTGTACGACATCCAGATTTTCGCGGCCGACGCCGGTGCGAAGCGCGATTCGCTACCCAGTTCCGGCACGCCCGGGGAACTCATTGCCGAGTTCCGCGGACGCAGCCGCACCATCCCCAAGAAGTAGGAAAATCATGACCCTCCACGCCCCCGAAACCCCCGCTCCGCAGCCGACCTCCCCGCGAACAGATCCCGTCCTGGACCGCGAGGAAACCATCTCTCGCGACGAACTCGAGGCCCTCCAGCTCACCCGCCTGCAGCACACGGTGGCCTACGCCTACAGCCGGGTGCCCCTGTACAAACGCAAGTACGACGACGCCGGCATCCACCCCACGGACCTGCGCGAACTCAGCGACCTCGGCAACTTCCCGTTCACCACGAAAGAAGACCTGCGCGCTGA
Proteins encoded:
- a CDS encoding hotdog fold thioesterase yields the protein MVEAALSGATHPILENDYASEWMGVEVLAVSDGHATIRMTLRQEMLNGFGMAHGGMIFAFADSAFALACNPVNPTPEEINNITVAAGVDINFLKPAYRGQVITAVADRRSSSGRSGLYDIQIFAADAGAKRDSLPSSGTPGELIAEFRGRSRTIPKK